A single Cryptococcus deuterogattii R265 chromosome 2, complete sequence DNA region contains:
- a CDS encoding asparagine-tRNA ligase, producing MRPTQRRLSSLPPTIRSLLSSRRSTLPSISSTTHLETTPCVNEPVEVNGWIKSVRAHKNVAFLEVSDGTTGENVQAVLKGKNKAEGLSIGASAKLRGRLEQSRGRGQDVELVVEDAQVLGTCDAEAYPIQKKSLPASVLRDNAHLRFRTSQTAAVMRIRDALARDWHDWFESHDFVHVHTPILTGSDCEGAGEVFTIVDHPAPSSPTSPQPFFPHPVHLTVSAQLHLEAPTHALSRTYTLSPSFRAEPSLTSRHLSEFYMLEAEVAWQNDLDGLLSIVEEGVKNVVGNILNGEKRGKRLRGDLSTVARSLHEVDDLESVTGRGQEVADTLYHLRQVVDKPFTRITYTSALELLSSLHANSPSTISPPPSWGQGISTDHEKLLAAHFNGPVFVTRYPKELKPFYMLPTPSTIKNEKTEASRGPTVECFDLLFPHWGEMAGGSLREHRLTELTHVIEEMGMKKEEYGWYLDLRKYGSVPHGGWGMGWDRWVGWVTGMGNVRDVVPYARWKGHCKY from the exons ATGCGCCCGACACAGCGCAGgctttcttccctccctccgACCATTCGCTCTTTACTCTCTTCTCGTCGTTCCACTCTCCCATCTatttcttccaccactcACCTTGAAACTACACCATGCGTGAACGAGCCTGTGGAAGTTAATGGGTGGATCAAGTCCGTAAGAGCTCACAAAAATGTGGCATTTTTGGAAGTGAGCGATGGTACCACTGGCGAGAATGTACAAGCAGTGTTgaaaggaaagaacaaAGCTGAAGG CTTGAGTATCGGGGCTAGCGCCAAGCTCAGAGGAAGATTAGAACAGTCTCGAGGGCGGGGACAAGATGTCGAACTTGTTGTCGAAGATGCCCAAGTGTTAGGTACATGCGACGCCGAG GCCTATCCCATCCAAAAAAAGTCGCTACCTGCCTCAGTACTTCGGGATAATGCTCATCTGAGATTCCGAACGTCTCAAACAGCGGCAGTCATGCGGATACGGGATGCCTTAGCTCGAGACTGGCATGACTGGTTCGAG AGTCACGACTTTGTGCACGTTCACACGCCAATACTGACTGGGTCGGATTGTGAAGGTGCTGGAGAAGTATTCACTATCGTTGATCACCCTGCTCCATCGTCACCTACTTCTCCTCagcctttcttccctcaccCAGTCCATCTCACAGTTTCAGCTCAACTACATCTTGAAGCTCCCACGCATGCGCTCTCCCGAACCTACACCCtatctccctcttttcGAGCCGAACCCTCCTTGACATCTAGACACTTATCAGAATTCTATATGCTTGAAGCCGAAGTTGCTTGGCAAAATGATTTGGATGGATTGTTGAGTATAGTTGAGGAAGGGGTGAAAAACGTCGTTGGCAACATATTAAACGGTGAaaagaggggaaagaggtTGAGGGGTGATTTGAGTACCGTTGCCAGGTCTCTTCACGAGGTTGATGACCTTGAATCTGTGACTGGCCGCGGCCAGGAAGTCGCAGACACCTTATATCATTTGCGACAGGTAGTGGACAAGCCTTTTACCCGTATCACCTACACGTCGGCTCTTGAGCTACTTTCTTCCTTACATGCCAATTCGCCATCTACGATATCCCCGCCACCTTCATGGGGTCAAGGAATATCTACAGATCACGAAAAGCTTTTGGCGGCGCATTTCAACGGACCAGTATTTGTGACAAGGTATCCAAAGGAGCTAAAACCCTTTTACATGCTCCCAACCCCTTCCACTATAAAAAACGAAAAAACTGAAGCATCTCGAGGCCCAACAGTGGAATGCTTTGACCTTCTATTTCCTCATTGGGGTGAGATGGCTGGTGGTTCTCTTCGTGAGCATCGCTTGACTGAACTCACTCATGtgattgaagagatggggatgaaaaaggaagagtatGGTTGGTACCTTGATTTGAGAAAGTATGGGAGTGTACCCCATGGGGGTTGGGGTATGGGATGGGACAGGTGGGTTGGATGGGTCACTGGCATGGGTAATGTGAGAGATGTGGTGCCTTATGCCAGATGGAAGGGACATTGCAAATATTAA
- a CDS encoding cellular nucleic acid-binding protein yields MFGAAAVPGSRQGCFKCGNLGHIAENCQAPGRLCYNCREPGHESTNCPQPRSTDGKQCYACGGVGHVKSDCPSMRGAFGPGQKCFKCGRPGHLARECTVPGFVGAFRGRGGFGGAFGGRPRPPVNPDGTPVKCYRCNGENHLARDCLAPRDEAAILASKKCYKCQETGHIARDCTKEDVSPAAE; encoded by the exons ATGTT TggagctgctgctgttccCGGATCCCGCCAGGGTTGCTTCAA GTGTGGTAACC TTGGCCACATTGCTGAAAACTGCCAGGCTCCTGGCCGTCTCTGCTATAACTGCAG GGAACCTGGACACGAGTCGACCAACTGTCCGCAGCCCAGGTCTACCGACGGCAAACAATGCTACGCTTGTGGTGGTGTAGGTCATGTTAAGTCTGACTGCCCCTCTATGCGTGGGGCTTTCGGTCCCGGTCAGAAGTGCTTCAAATGTGGTCGACCTG GTCATTTGGCCCGTGAGTGCACTGTGCCTGGATTCGTCGGTGCTTTCCGGGGCCGTGGCGGTTTTGGCGGTGCTTTTGGCGGCCGCCCTCGACCACCCGTTAACCCTGACGGTACTCCTGTCAAATGCTACCGATGCAACGGTGAGAACCACCTTGCTCGAGACTGTCTTGCGCCTAGAGATGAAGCCGCCATCCTTGCCTCCAAGAAGTGCTACAAGTGCCAGGAGACCGGCCATATCGCGAG GGACTGCACCAAGGAAGACGTTTCTCCCGCTGCAGAGTAA
- a CDS encoding pre-mRNA-splicing factor ISY1: protein MARNSEKAQSMLYRFREQQAIDMGIGTRQKGDRRPRMASSCTSLREAERWRGDILRDISRKVSKIQDVALTDYQVRDLNDEINQLFREKRAWENQIINLGGANYRRAAGVMTDDEGREVPGTRGYKYFGRAKELPGVKELFTRSTQQATEESARTASFQMFRHQGPDYYGDEDELDKELVDSEDAEAREAWEYQARKLTSSLGISDESLLPRYPISMSSKSPDPSVGPTQLQGNEEAPPKSGEAVKGTGKSKRKSRGVNDLEDGVQKEQEEAKKSKTDTSFATNNVVEGQNIASETPVAAAQAQAAAFLGVLDAESLKFPTMPSKDEMAQVLLDVRKQALRDEYGVY, encoded by the exons ATGGCTCGAAATTCTGAAAAGGCGCAGTCGATGCTCTACCGCTTTCGGGAGCAGCAAGCCATTGATATGGGCATAGGCACTCGTCAGAAAGGAGACCGGCGCCCTCGAATGGCAAGTAGCTGTACAAGCCTTAGAGAGGctgagagatggagaggagataTATTGAGGGATATTAGTAGGAAGGTCAGCAAGATCCAGGACG TTGCTTTAACGGACTATCAAGTGCGTGACCTGAACGATGAGATCAATCAGCTTTTTCGTGAAAAAAGGGCCTGGGAAAATCAGATCATTAATTTGGGCGGCGCCAATTACAGGAGGGCGGCGGGGGTGATgacggatgatgaagggagagaagtcCCTGGTACGAGAGGATACAA GTATTTTGGTCGAGCCAAAGAACTTCCAGGTGTTAAAGAATTGTTTACCCGCTCTACACAGCAAGCAACTGAGGAATCTGCCCGCACCGCTTCATTTCAAATGTTCCGACATCAAGGGCCTGATTATTATGGTGACGAAGACGAATTGGATAAAGAGCTGGTTGATTCAGAAGATGCGGAAGCGCGAGAAG CATGGGAATACCAAGCTCGAAAATTGACCTCTAGTCTTGGTATTTCTGACGAGTCCCTACTCCCCCGTTACCCCATTTCGATGTCGTCCAAGTCTCCCGACCCTTCGGTGGGTCCAACGCAGCTTcaaggaaatgaagaagcacCTCCAAAGAGCGGTGAAGCTGTGAAAGGAACGGGGAAAAGTAAGCGTAAATCTAGGGGTGTGAATGATCTAGAAGACGGGGTTCAAAaggagcaagaggaagccaaaaagtcaaagacAGACACAAGCTTTGCTACCAATAATGTTGTCGAAGGACAGAACATTGCCTCTGAGACGCCAGTTGCTGCTGCACAAGCGCAAGCTGCAGCTTTCCTTGGTGTGCTTGATGCGGAAAGTCTCAAGTTCCCAACAATGCCCAGTAAAGACGAGATGGCGCAAGTACTTTTGGACGTTAGGAAGCAGGCTCTGAGGGACGAGTACGGAGTATATTGA